A region of Thermobifida halotolerans DNA encodes the following proteins:
- a CDS encoding (2Fe-2S)-binding protein: protein MPDIGVTVDGVRYDDEVQARLPLAHYLRARGAGSDVPPGCETGECGACTVLVDGAAVRSCLMLAVQVDGRAVTTAGGLRRDDVARSVRRAFRRFRAAGCARCSSALVVAAVELLRECPDPSEQEIGGRLAEVRCRCGGHVEAVLAVREAADRLWGAARQTISDRVIG from the coding sequence TTGCCCGACATCGGTGTCACCGTTGACGGCGTGCGCTACGACGACGAGGTCCAGGCACGCCTGCCGCTCGCCCACTACCTGCGTGCCCGGGGGGCCGGGAGCGACGTTCCCCCGGGGTGCGAGACGGGGGAGTGCGGGGCCTGCACCGTGCTGGTGGACGGGGCGGCGGTCAGGAGCTGCCTGATGCTGGCGGTGCAGGTCGACGGGCGCGCCGTCACCACCGCCGGGGGACTGCGCCGCGACGACGTGGCGCGTTCCGTTCGGCGGGCGTTTCGCCGGTTCCGCGCCGCGGGGTGCGCCCGGTGCTCCTCGGCGCTGGTCGTGGCGGCGGTGGAGCTGCTGCGGGAGTGTCCCGATCCCTCCGAGCAGGAGATCGGCGGAAGGCTGGCGGAGGTGCGGTGCCGCTGCGGCGGTCACGTCGAGGCCGTGCTCGCGGTGCGCGAGGCGGCGGATCGGCTGTGGGGGGCCGCGCGGCAGACGATCAGTGATCGGGTGATCGGGTGA
- a CDS encoding FAD binding domain-containing protein: MFEYVRARDVTEAVQALDGSVEGRVLAGGQSLLPLLRSRRVLPDVLVDLDGVAELRGVRDEGASLWIGAMTTHHETARDPLVRAHCPLLARAAEAVADPAVRRRGTLGGALSHADPAADLPAVALVLGAECRVAGPDGERGVPASAFFVGPGATAMGPNEVLTGLRVPKWPGWSFCYERFCGGTRSWAVAGAAAGVRLLDGRVVAARVALANTGPVPLRASAVEAACAGLPARAALLRAAARAADSGAGPPGGLDGDTGQRRRLARVLTGRALIAAAGV, translated from the coding sequence ATGTTCGAGTACGTCCGGGCACGCGACGTCACCGAAGCCGTCCAGGCCCTCGACGGCAGTGTGGAGGGCCGGGTGCTGGCGGGCGGTCAGAGCCTGCTGCCGCTGCTGCGGTCGCGTCGGGTCCTCCCCGATGTCCTGGTGGATCTGGACGGTGTGGCGGAGTTGCGCGGAGTGCGCGACGAGGGCGCCTCGCTGTGGATCGGTGCGATGACCACCCACCACGAGACGGCCCGTGACCCGCTGGTGCGCGCGCACTGTCCGCTGCTCGCGCGGGCGGCGGAGGCGGTCGCCGACCCCGCGGTGCGCCGCCGCGGCACCCTGGGCGGGGCGCTGTCGCACGCCGACCCGGCCGCGGACCTGCCCGCGGTGGCGCTGGTGCTGGGCGCGGAGTGCCGTGTCGCGGGTCCCGACGGCGAGCGCGGCGTCCCCGCCTCGGCGTTCTTCGTCGGCCCGGGGGCCACCGCGATGGGGCCGAACGAGGTGCTGACCGGGCTGCGCGTGCCGAAGTGGCCCGGATGGTCGTTCTGCTACGAGCGGTTCTGCGGGGGGACGCGGTCGTGGGCGGTCGCGGGTGCCGCTGCCGGGGTGCGTCTGCTGGACGGGCGCGTCGTCGCGGCCAGGGTGGCGTTGGCCAACACGGGGCCGGTCCCGCTGCGGGCCTCGGCCGTGGAGGCGGCGTGCGCCGGGCTTCCCGCCCGAGCCGCCCTGCTGCGCGCGGCTGCCCGTGCCGCCGACTCGGGCGCCGGGCCGCCCGGCGGCCTCGACGGCGACACCGGCCAGCGGCGCCGCCTGGCGCGGGTGCTGACCGGCCGGGCGCTGATCGCCGCCGCGGGGGTGTGA
- the guaA gene encoding glutamine-hydrolyzing GMP synthase, translating to MSVAGAPDSTFDTVLVVDFGAQYAQLIARRVRECHVYSEIVPSTMPVERMLAKNPKAIILSGGPSSVYADGAPQAPEGLFETGVPTFGICYGFQVMAQALGGTVARTGLSEFGRTEIELSTDSVLFHTLPRQQSVWMSHGDAVSRAPDGFRVTGSTSGAPVAAMEDPGRALFGVQFHPEVLHTEHGQDVLRHFLYEGAGCRPTWTMVNIVEEQVERVRAQIGGKRVVCGLSGGVDSAVAGALVQRAVGDQLTCVFVDHGLLRKGEAEQVEKDFVAATGATLKVVDAQQRFLTALAGVTDPEAKRKIIGREFIRVFEQAAREVVAEAGDGDEAVEFLVQGTLYPDVVESGGGTGTANIKSHHNVGGLPDDLRFTLVEPLRELFKDEVRRVGEELGLPAEMVWRQPFPGPGLAIRIIGEVTAERLAVLREADAIAREELTRAGLDRDIWQCPVVLLADVRSVGVQGDGRTYGHPVVLRPVSSEDAMTADWSRVPYDVLATISNRITNEVREINRVTLDITSKPPGTIEWE from the coding sequence GTGTCCGTTGCCGGTGCTCCCGACAGCACGTTCGACACCGTTCTCGTCGTGGACTTCGGCGCGCAGTACGCGCAGTTGATCGCGCGCCGGGTGCGCGAATGCCACGTCTACAGCGAGATCGTGCCCTCGACCATGCCGGTCGAGCGGATGCTCGCCAAGAACCCCAAGGCCATCATCCTGTCCGGTGGCCCCTCCTCGGTCTACGCCGACGGAGCCCCGCAGGCGCCCGAGGGGCTGTTCGAGACCGGAGTGCCCACCTTCGGAATCTGCTACGGCTTCCAGGTCATGGCGCAGGCCCTCGGCGGCACCGTCGCCAGGACCGGACTGTCGGAGTTCGGACGCACCGAGATCGAACTGTCCACCGACAGCGTCCTGTTCCACACCCTGCCGCGGCAGCAGTCGGTGTGGATGTCGCACGGCGACGCCGTGTCCCGGGCGCCCGACGGGTTCCGGGTCACCGGCAGCACCTCGGGCGCGCCCGTGGCCGCGATGGAGGACCCCGGACGCGCGCTCTTCGGCGTCCAGTTCCACCCCGAGGTCCTGCACACCGAGCACGGCCAGGACGTCCTGCGGCACTTCCTGTACGAGGGCGCGGGCTGCCGTCCCACCTGGACCATGGTCAACATCGTCGAGGAGCAGGTCGAACGCGTCCGCGCCCAGATCGGCGGCAAGCGGGTCGTCTGCGGGCTGAGCGGCGGCGTCGACTCCGCCGTGGCCGGAGCGCTCGTGCAGCGGGCCGTCGGCGACCAACTGACCTGCGTCTTCGTCGACCACGGACTGCTGCGCAAGGGCGAGGCCGAACAGGTCGAGAAGGACTTCGTCGCCGCCACCGGCGCCACCCTGAAGGTCGTCGACGCCCAGCAGCGCTTCCTGACCGCCCTCGCCGGAGTCACCGACCCGGAGGCCAAGCGCAAGATCATCGGCCGCGAGTTCATCCGCGTCTTCGAGCAGGCGGCCCGCGAGGTCGTCGCCGAGGCCGGAGACGGTGACGAGGCGGTCGAGTTCCTGGTCCAGGGCACCCTCTACCCCGACGTGGTGGAGTCCGGCGGCGGCACCGGGACCGCCAACATCAAGTCGCACCACAACGTCGGCGGCCTGCCCGACGACCTGCGGTTCACCCTCGTGGAACCGCTGCGGGAGCTGTTCAAGGACGAGGTCCGCCGGGTCGGCGAGGAGCTGGGCCTGCCCGCCGAGATGGTCTGGCGGCAGCCGTTCCCCGGCCCCGGCCTGGCCATCCGCATCATCGGCGAGGTCACCGCCGAGCGCCTGGCGGTCCTGCGCGAGGCCGACGCCATCGCCCGCGAGGAGCTGACCCGCGCCGGACTCGACCGCGACATCTGGCAGTGCCCCGTGGTGCTGCTGGCGGACGTGCGCTCGGTGGGCGTGCAGGGAGACGGCCGCACCTACGGCCACCCGGTCGTGCTGCGCCCGGTCAGCAGCGAGGACGCCATGACCGCCGACTGGTCGCGCGTCCCCTACGACGTGCTCGCGACGATCTCCAACCGCATCACCAACGAGGTCCGCGAGATCAACCGCGTCACCCTCGACATCACCAGCAAGCCGCCGGGCACCATCGAGTGGGAGTGA
- a CDS encoding succinic semialdehyde dehydrogenase: METVTTSTAARPTRPGDGLVRRLTRHVVSTTGETTVTTAPFTGEPLAELPRSSARDVTEAFRRARAAQRAWAARPPRQRVGPFLRFHDLVLDRQAEILDIVQWETGKARRHAFEEVCDTALGTLHYARSAPRTLRPRRVPGAIPLATRTTVHRQPKGAVSVVTPWNYPLTLPVSDAVPALLAGNAVVAKPDTQTALSALWAVDLLVEAGLPEDLWLVVLGEPAEIGDPLVDEADYVAFTGSSASGARIAQRAASRLVGCSAELGGKNPMIVCEDADLDRTVRGAVHACFSNSGQLCVSMERLYVHDAVHDEFVERFAAAARDLRMGADLDYTADMGSLTHRRQFDRVVEHVEDARAKGATVLAGGRPRPDIGPLFYEPTVLTGVDPSMTLCAEETFGPVVSVYRFATDDEAVERANDTPYGLNASVWTRDTARGRRVAERLRAGTVNINEGYGAAFASYGAPMGGMKRSGLGRRHGEEGLLRYTEAQTVASQHLVGLDGPPGTPAETLARAMTTGARLMKALRIR, from the coding sequence ATGGAGACTGTGACGACCAGCACAGCCGCGCGCCCCACGCGACCGGGCGACGGACTGGTTCGACGACTGACCCGACACGTGGTCAGCACCACCGGCGAGACCACCGTCACCACCGCCCCCTTCACCGGAGAACCCCTCGCCGAACTGCCCCGGTCCTCCGCCCGGGACGTGACCGAGGCGTTCCGCCGCGCCCGCGCCGCCCAGCGCGCGTGGGCGGCCCGACCGCCGCGCCAGCGCGTCGGCCCCTTCCTGCGCTTCCACGACCTCGTCCTCGACCGGCAGGCCGAGATCCTGGACATCGTGCAGTGGGAGACCGGCAAGGCCCGAAGACACGCCTTCGAGGAGGTCTGCGACACCGCCCTGGGAACCCTCCACTACGCCCGCAGCGCCCCCCGCACGCTGCGCCCCAGGCGCGTTCCGGGGGCGATCCCGCTGGCCACCCGCACCACCGTGCACCGCCAGCCCAAGGGGGCCGTCAGCGTCGTCACCCCGTGGAACTACCCGCTGACACTGCCCGTCTCCGACGCCGTGCCCGCGCTCCTGGCGGGCAACGCCGTCGTCGCCAAACCCGACACCCAGACCGCGCTCAGCGCGCTGTGGGCCGTCGACCTGCTCGTCGAGGCCGGACTCCCCGAGGACCTGTGGCTCGTCGTCCTGGGCGAACCCGCCGAGATCGGCGACCCGCTGGTGGACGAGGCCGACTACGTGGCCTTCACCGGCTCCTCCGCGAGCGGCGCCCGCATCGCCCAGCGCGCCGCGTCCCGGCTCGTCGGCTGCTCCGCCGAACTCGGCGGCAAGAATCCGATGATCGTGTGCGAGGACGCCGACCTGGACCGGACCGTCCGGGGAGCGGTGCACGCCTGCTTCAGCAACTCCGGACAGCTGTGCGTCTCCATGGAGCGCCTCTACGTGCACGACGCGGTCCACGACGAGTTCGTCGAGAGGTTCGCCGCGGCAGCACGCGACCTGCGGATGGGAGCGGACCTGGACTACACCGCGGACATGGGCTCGCTCACCCACCGGCGCCAGTTCGACCGGGTCGTGGAGCACGTGGAGGACGCCCGCGCCAAGGGCGCCACCGTCCTGGCCGGGGGACGGCCCCGCCCCGACATCGGACCGCTGTTCTACGAACCCACCGTGCTCACCGGCGTCGACCCGTCCATGACGCTGTGCGCCGAGGAGACCTTCGGACCGGTGGTCTCCGTCTACCGGTTCGCCACCGACGACGAGGCGGTCGAACGCGCCAACGACACCCCCTACGGGCTCAACGCCAGCGTGTGGACCCGGGACACGGCCCGCGGACGCCGCGTCGCCGAACGGCTCAGGGCCGGAACGGTCAACATCAACGAGGGCTACGGCGCCGCGTTCGCCAGCTACGGAGCCCCCATGGGCGGCATGAAGCGCTCCGGCCTGGGACGGCGGCACGGCGAGGAGGGCCTGCTGCGCTACACCGAGGCGCAGACCGTCGCCAGCCAGCACCTCGTCGGCCTCGACGGACCTCCCGGCACTCCCGCCGAGACCCTGGCCAGGGCGATGACCACCGGGGCCCGGCTGATGAAGGCGCTGCGCATCCGCTGA
- a CDS encoding FAD-dependent oxidoreductase has product MTRPPTSTTCAIAGGGPAGIMLGLLLARAGVDVTVLEKHGDFLRDFRGDTVHPSTLTLLDELGLLDTFDDLPHRDVEQLSLEVSGQQVVGVRLADIPGPHKRIALAPQWDFLTLLSERAARYPTFRLLMNSPAYDLIGEDGAVRGVRYRDADGEHELRAVLTVAADGRRSTLREAAGLVPVQLGAPMDVLWLRLPRVESDPQGLAGRIGRTGMAVGIDRGDYWQIGYLVRKGGHEELRRRGLGPLRDDLAELLPFLGDRIAELDWDRVAFLEVGLDRLPRWSVPGLLCIGDAAHTMSPIGGVGINLALQDAVAAANQLADPLYRAQADPDRFARTLNPALLDRVRRRRELPTRGTQLFQRTVQRQLVERALNGEVALPPAVSRLLSDGAWSRVAGRVVGASLGRMLMYGLRPEHVRTPERAPARAGRS; this is encoded by the coding sequence ATGACGCGACCGCCAACCTCCACCACGTGCGCGATCGCCGGCGGAGGTCCCGCCGGAATCATGCTCGGCCTGCTGCTCGCCCGCGCGGGAGTGGACGTCACCGTGCTGGAGAAGCACGGCGACTTCCTGCGCGACTTCCGCGGCGACACCGTGCACCCCTCGACCCTGACCCTCCTCGACGAGCTCGGCCTGCTGGACACCTTCGACGACCTGCCGCACCGCGACGTGGAACAGCTCTCCCTGGAGGTGTCCGGGCAGCAGGTCGTGGGCGTGCGCCTGGCCGACATCCCCGGCCCGCACAAGCGCATCGCGCTGGCTCCCCAGTGGGACTTCTTGACCCTGCTGTCCGAACGGGCCGCCCGCTACCCGACCTTCCGGCTGCTGATGAACTCCCCCGCCTACGACCTGATCGGGGAGGACGGAGCGGTGCGCGGCGTGCGCTACCGCGACGCCGACGGCGAGCACGAGCTCCGGGCGGTGCTCACCGTGGCCGCCGACGGCCGCCGCTCGACCCTGCGCGAGGCCGCCGGACTGGTCCCGGTCCAACTGGGCGCGCCGATGGACGTGCTGTGGCTGCGCCTGCCGCGCGTCGAGAGCGACCCCCAGGGGCTCGCCGGTCGGATCGGGCGGACGGGGATGGCCGTGGGCATCGACCGCGGCGACTACTGGCAGATCGGCTACCTCGTGCGCAAGGGCGGCCACGAGGAACTGCGGCGCCGCGGACTCGGCCCGCTCCGCGACGACCTCGCGGAGCTGCTGCCGTTCCTCGGCGACCGGATCGCCGAACTGGACTGGGACAGGGTGGCGTTCCTGGAGGTCGGCCTGGACCGGCTGCCGCGCTGGTCGGTGCCCGGCCTGCTGTGCATCGGCGACGCCGCGCACACCATGAGCCCCATCGGCGGAGTGGGCATCAACCTGGCGCTCCAGGACGCGGTGGCCGCCGCCAACCAGTTGGCCGACCCGCTGTACCGGGCGCAGGCCGACCCCGACCGCTTCGCCAGGACGCTCAACCCCGCCCTGCTCGATCGGGTGCGCCGCCGCCGGGAGCTGCCCACCCGGGGCACCCAGCTCTTCCAGCGCACCGTTCAGCGGCAGCTCGTCGAGCGGGCGCTGAACGGCGAGGTCGCCCTTCCCCCCGCGGTCTCCCGCCTGCTGTCCGACGGGGCCTGGAGCAGGGTGGCGGGCCGGGTGGTGGGCGCCTCACTCGGCCGGATGCTGATGTACGGCCTGCGCCCGGAACACGTCCGCACCCCGGAGCGGGCACCGGCGAGAGCCGGACGATCCTGA
- the galE gene encoding UDP-glucose 4-epimerase GalE: MNVLLTGGAGYIGTHIAVELLDSGHGVVVVDNLSNSRAEAIRRVERITGRPVPRYVGDCADRELLERVFAEHRIDAAVHCAGLKAVGESTERPLLYYRNNLDALLTLCETMDAHGARSLVFSSSATVYGDPEQVPIGEDAPLGATNPYGATKLFGERVLADLAKAAPDWRIIALRYFNPVGAHPSGLIGEDPNGVPNNLFPYIAQVAAGRREKVLVYGDDYDTPDGTGVRDYLHVVDLARGHVAALERLGDAYGMRAYNLGSGHGTSVLEAIAAFERACGRQIPRQVVARRPGDIAVCYADPSAANRELGWKTTHTLDEACADVWRWQSANPNGFGD; this comes from the coding sequence ATGAACGTACTGCTCACCGGCGGAGCCGGCTACATCGGAACGCACATCGCCGTCGAGCTGCTGGACAGCGGCCACGGGGTGGTCGTCGTCGACAACCTGAGCAACAGCAGGGCGGAGGCGATCCGCAGGGTGGAGCGCATCACCGGCCGCCCGGTCCCCCGCTACGTGGGAGACTGCGCCGACCGGGAGCTGCTGGAGCGGGTCTTCGCCGAGCACCGGATCGACGCGGCCGTCCACTGCGCCGGGCTGAAGGCGGTGGGCGAGTCCACGGAGCGTCCGCTGCTGTACTACCGGAACAACCTCGACGCCCTGCTGACCCTGTGCGAGACCATGGACGCCCACGGGGCGCGCTCCCTGGTGTTCAGTTCCTCGGCGACCGTCTACGGCGACCCCGAGCAGGTGCCCATCGGCGAGGACGCGCCGCTGGGCGCCACCAACCCCTACGGGGCCACCAAGCTGTTCGGTGAGCGCGTCCTCGCCGACCTGGCGAAGGCCGCGCCCGACTGGCGGATCATCGCGCTGCGCTACTTCAACCCGGTGGGCGCCCACCCCAGCGGCCTCATCGGGGAGGACCCCAACGGCGTGCCCAACAACCTCTTCCCCTACATCGCGCAGGTCGCGGCGGGACGCCGGGAGAAGGTCCTCGTCTACGGCGACGACTACGACACTCCCGACGGCACCGGTGTGCGCGACTACCTGCACGTGGTGGACCTGGCGCGGGGGCACGTGGCCGCCCTGGAACGGCTGGGCGACGCCTACGGCATGCGGGCCTACAACCTCGGCAGCGGCCACGGCACCTCGGTGCTGGAGGCCATCGCCGCGTTCGAGCGGGCCTGCGGCAGGCAGATCCCGCGCCAGGTGGTGGCCCGCCGCCCGGGTGACATCGCGGTCTGCTACGCCGACCCCTCGGCCGCCAACCGGGAGCTGGGCTGGAAGACCACCCACACCCTGGACGAGGCGTGCGCCGACGTGTGGCGCTGGCAGTCGGCCAACCCGAACGGCTTCGGGGACTGA
- a CDS encoding DUF4097 family beta strand repeat-containing protein codes for MIRTARTAWAGGAVVAALALTGCGIDVEFSGNLTEETRTDSYARADVLELSNRDGSTTIVGGDVSEIEVERVLRYSGDTPPEERITEQDGTLTITAEGCGDRISMGIAWCDIDYTVTVPRGTAVSVESVDGAVDVDGTEGEATVTSSDGEVTVTGAVERLDVTSRDGKVVLTGVEADAVTVETSDGGVRLDGGTADTVALTARDGRVEVAGTVFDELDVDGKDGAVDVAVGGVFSSIDVVTRDGGATVVTPRDGGPYAVAASAADGSVDVTVPQDDDAESAITVTTTDGSVTVEEEG; via the coding sequence GTGATCCGGACAGCACGGACCGCGTGGGCGGGAGGCGCCGTCGTCGCGGCACTGGCACTCACCGGGTGCGGGATCGACGTGGAGTTCTCGGGGAACCTCACCGAGGAGACCCGCACCGACTCCTACGCGCGGGCCGACGTGCTCGAACTGAGCAACCGGGACGGCTCCACCACGATCGTGGGGGGTGACGTCTCCGAGATCGAGGTGGAGCGCGTCCTGCGCTACTCCGGCGACACGCCGCCCGAGGAGAGGATCACCGAGCAGGACGGGACCCTCACGATCACCGCCGAGGGCTGCGGCGACCGGATCAGCATGGGCATCGCGTGGTGCGACATCGACTACACCGTCACCGTGCCCCGGGGGACGGCCGTCTCGGTGGAGAGCGTCGACGGCGCCGTCGACGTCGACGGCACCGAGGGGGAGGCGACCGTCACCTCCTCCGACGGCGAGGTCACCGTGACCGGAGCGGTGGAGCGGCTCGACGTGACCTCCCGCGACGGGAAGGTGGTCCTCACCGGGGTGGAGGCGGACGCGGTGACCGTCGAGACCTCCGACGGCGGCGTCCGGCTCGACGGCGGAACCGCGGACACGGTCGCCCTCACGGCCCGCGACGGCCGGGTCGAGGTCGCCGGAACGGTGTTCGACGAACTGGACGTCGACGGCAAGGACGGAGCGGTCGACGTCGCCGTCGGCGGCGTGTTCTCCAGCATCGACGTGGTCACCAGGGACGGAGGCGCCACGGTGGTCACACCGCGCGACGGCGGCCCGTACGCGGTGGCCGCCTCCGCCGCCGACGGCTCCGTCGACGTGACGGTCCCGCAGGACGACGACGCCGAGTCCGCCATCACCGTCACCACCACCGACGGGTCGGTCACCGTCGAGGAGGAGGGGTGA
- a CDS encoding glycerol-3-phosphate dehydrogenase/oxidase, whose amino-acid sequence MTAARLGPGERDAALGHMADKELDVLVVGGGIVGAGIALDAVSRGLSVGLVEARDFASGTSSRSSKLIHGGLRYLERLDFGLVREALTERGLLLGRIAPHLVRPVPFLLPLGRHWERPYIGAGVTLYDTLALASTHTRGLPGHRHLTRGGALRIFPALRRDALVGAVRYWDAQVDDARYVVTVLRTAATYGAHVASRAQAVGFLREGEHVTGARVVDLETGREIRVRARQVVNAAGVWTDDIQQMVGGRGQIHVRASKGVHLVVPRDRIQASSGLILRTEKSVLFVIPWGRHWIIGTTDTAWDLDKAHPAASRTDIDYVLDRVNAVLKTPLTRDDVEGVYAGLRPLLSGESDETSQLSREHTVAHPVPGLVLIAGGKYTTYRVMAKDAVDAVAHGLGGGVPESVTDRLPLVGADGYAALWNQRRTLARRAGVHVSRIQHLLRRYGSLIDEVLDLVAGQPDLREPLTGADDYLRAEVVHAVRYEGARHLDDVLSRRTHVAIETWDRGLAAAEEAARLMAGPLGWSGEQLGREVAYYRKRIEAERAAQERDSDHEADAVQHGAPDIVPQAAVARL is encoded by the coding sequence ATGACGGCAGCACGGTTGGGACCAGGAGAACGGGACGCCGCCCTCGGCCACATGGCCGACAAAGAACTCGACGTGCTGGTCGTCGGCGGCGGAATCGTCGGCGCGGGCATCGCGCTGGACGCGGTGTCGCGCGGCCTCTCGGTGGGGCTCGTCGAGGCCCGCGACTTCGCGTCGGGAACCTCCAGCAGGTCCAGCAAACTGATCCACGGCGGCCTGCGCTACCTGGAGCGGTTGGACTTCGGACTGGTCCGCGAGGCGCTGACCGAGCGGGGACTGCTCCTCGGCCGCATCGCCCCCCACCTGGTGCGCCCGGTCCCGTTCCTCCTCCCGCTGGGCAGGCACTGGGAGCGGCCCTACATCGGCGCGGGCGTCACCCTCTACGACACGCTCGCCCTGGCCTCCACGCACACCCGCGGACTGCCCGGCCACCGGCACCTCACCCGGGGCGGGGCGCTGCGGATCTTCCCGGCGCTGCGCCGCGACGCGCTGGTGGGAGCCGTCCGCTACTGGGACGCCCAGGTCGACGACGCCCGCTACGTGGTGACGGTGCTGCGCACGGCCGCCACCTACGGCGCGCACGTCGCCTCGCGGGCCCAGGCCGTGGGCTTTCTGCGCGAGGGCGAGCACGTCACCGGTGCGCGGGTGGTCGACCTGGAGACCGGCCGGGAGATCAGGGTCCGCGCCAGGCAGGTGGTCAACGCCGCCGGGGTGTGGACCGACGACATCCAGCAGATGGTGGGCGGACGCGGCCAGATCCACGTGCGCGCCTCCAAGGGCGTGCACCTGGTGGTGCCCCGCGACCGCATCCAGGCGTCGTCGGGGCTGATCCTGCGCACCGAGAAGAGCGTGCTGTTCGTCATCCCGTGGGGACGGCACTGGATCATCGGCACCACCGACACCGCGTGGGACCTGGACAAGGCACACCCCGCGGCCAGCCGGACCGACATCGACTACGTGCTCGACCGCGTCAACGCGGTCCTGAAAACCCCGCTGACCAGGGACGATGTCGAAGGCGTGTACGCGGGGCTGCGTCCGCTGCTGTCGGGGGAGTCCGACGAGACCTCCCAACTGTCCCGTGAGCACACAGTGGCGCACCCGGTGCCCGGACTGGTGCTCATCGCCGGCGGCAAGTACACCACCTACCGCGTCATGGCCAAGGACGCGGTGGACGCCGTCGCGCACGGCCTCGGCGGGGGAGTGCCCGAGTCGGTGACCGACCGGCTGCCGCTGGTCGGCGCCGACGGCTACGCCGCCCTGTGGAACCAGCGCCGCACCCTGGCCCGCCGGGCGGGCGTCCACGTCTCCCGGATCCAGCACCTGCTGCGCCGCTACGGTTCCCTCATCGACGAGGTGCTGGACCTCGTCGCCGGGCAGCCCGACCTGAGGGAGCCGCTGACCGGAGCCGACGACTACCTGCGCGCCGAGGTCGTCCACGCCGTCCGCTACGAGGGCGCCCGCCACCTCGACGACGTGCTGAGCCGCCGCACCCACGTCGCCATCGAGACCTGGGACCGCGGTCTGGCCGCGGCCGAGGAGGCCGCCCGCCTGATGGCCGGCCCGCTCGGCTGGAGCGGTGAGCAGCTCGGCCGCGAGGTCGCCTACTACCGCAAGCGCATCGAGGCCGAGCGCGCCGCCCAGGAGCGGGACAGCGACCACGAGGCCGACGCCGTCCAGCACGGCGCCCCCGACATCGTGCCCCAGGCAGCGGTGGCGCGGCTCTGA
- a CDS encoding lytic transglycosylase domain-containing protein: MTETLPDAPGEPDSGEASGVPSARRSLLAAGVAVAAVMGVSGGILGVVVFTADSAAPPGLPPGPGEPGGAVETMAGPDAGASAAAGTLADARPLPSQNPAADPGINPEWLDRVSSATGIPHRALQAYATAQLRLVEEQPDCQVSWPTLAAIGEVESKHGTHTGGEIAADGVTTVRVIGIPLNGSGGTAAIRDTDGGVLDGDTEWDRAVGPMQFIPTTWEIWGTSADGGEPDPHDIDDAALSAARYLCADGRVLTTSQGWWEAILSYNRSQRYGEEVLGIADDYVNAVD, translated from the coding sequence GTGACCGAAACGCTCCCCGACGCCCCAGGGGAACCGGATTCCGGCGAGGCGTCCGGCGTCCCGTCCGCGCGGCGTTCGCTGCTCGCCGCGGGAGTCGCGGTGGCCGCGGTGATGGGTGTCAGCGGCGGAATCCTCGGTGTGGTGGTGTTCACCGCCGACTCGGCGGCGCCCCCGGGGCTGCCGCCCGGGCCCGGTGAACCGGGCGGCGCCGTCGAGACCATGGCCGGACCGGACGCCGGGGCCTCCGCGGCCGCCGGGACGCTCGCGGACGCCCGACCGCTGCCGTCCCAGAACCCGGCGGCCGACCCGGGCATCAACCCGGAATGGCTGGACCGGGTCTCGTCCGCCACCGGGATTCCCCACCGCGCGCTCCAGGCGTACGCCACCGCGCAACTGCGGCTCGTGGAGGAGCAGCCGGACTGCCAGGTCTCCTGGCCCACCCTCGCCGCGATCGGCGAGGTGGAGTCCAAGCACGGCACCCACACGGGCGGAGAGATCGCCGCCGACGGCGTCACCACGGTCCGGGTGATCGGCATCCCGCTCAACGGCTCCGGCGGCACCGCGGCCATCCGCGACACCGACGGGGGAGTGCTCGACGGCGACACCGAGTGGGACCGGGCGGTCGGTCCCATGCAGTTCATCCCCACCACGTGGGAGATCTGGGGGACCTCCGCCGACGGCGGGGAGCCCGACCCCCACGACATCGACGACGCCGCCCTCAGCGCGGCCCGCTACCTGTGCGCGGACGGCCGCGTGCTGACCACCTCGCAGGGCTGGTGGGAGGCCATCCTCTCCTACAACCGGTCGCAGCGGTACGGCGAGGAGGTCCTCGGCATCGCCGACGACTACGTCAACGCCGTGGACTGA